One Prinia subflava isolate CZ2003 ecotype Zambia chromosome 9, Cam_Psub_1.2, whole genome shotgun sequence DNA segment encodes these proteins:
- the LOC134554996 gene encoding C-type lectin domain family 2 member H-like isoform X5, whose translation MQESSRHEQGDATCERAESEAVENELCTSDESVREPLGSLATSAPGSVHRRILRGFPGKRFRCRAVPVLVLVVLVLLVLALAVALAVQSASQLPVTPVTPQCCPSGWVGYNGVCYYFSRDSSTWEQGQERCSQLGASLAIVKDEDLGLLFRLHGNVDYWLGLRRRGQRLHWGDGSNFSSWEV comes from the exons ATGCAAGAATCCTCTCGTCATGAGCAGGGGGATGCCACTTGTGAGCGAGCAGAGAGTGAAGCTGTGGAGAATGAATTGTGCACCAGTGATGAGAGTGTGAGGGAGCCCCTGGGTTCCCTGGCAACATCAGCACCCGGCAGTGTACACAGAAGGATCCTCAGAGGATTCCCGG gcaaGCGGTTCAggtgccgtgccgtgcccgtGTTGGTGCTGGTTGTGCTCGTGTTGCTGGTGCTGGCTTTGGCGGtggccttggctgtgcagtcag CCTCACAGCTTCCAGTCACACCTGTGACTCCGCAGTGCTGTCCCTCTGGCTGGGTTGGCTACAATGGGGTCTGCTACTACTTCTCCAGGGATTCCAGCACCTGGGAGCAGGGTCAGGAACGGTGCTCCCAGCTCGGGGCCTCCCTGGCCATTGTCAAGGATGAGGACCtg ggtttgctctTCCGCCTCCACGGGAACGTCGATTACTGGCTCGGGCTGCGCAGACGGGGCCAGCGCCTGCACTGGGGGGACGGCAGcaacttcagctcctg GGAAGTGTGA
- the LOC134554996 gene encoding early activation antigen CD69-like isoform X2 — translation MQESSRHEQGDATCERAESEAVENELCTSDESVREPLGSLATSAPGSVHRRILRGFPGKRFRCRAVPVLVLVVLVLLVLALAVALAVQSASQLPVTPVTPQCCPSGWVGYNGVCYYFSRDSSTWEQGQERCSQLGASLAIVKDEDLGLLFRLHGNVDYWLGLRRRGQRLHWGDGSNFSSWVHVLGDSECVYLADHKFVSQSCSNERPYLCSKAQAPL, via the exons ATGCAAGAATCCTCTCGTCATGAGCAGGGGGATGCCACTTGTGAGCGAGCAGAGAGTGAAGCTGTGGAGAATGAATTGTGCACCAGTGATGAGAGTGTGAGGGAGCCCCTGGGTTCCCTGGCAACATCAGCACCCGGCAGTGTACACAGAAGGATCCTCAGAGGATTCCCGG gcaaGCGGTTCAggtgccgtgccgtgcccgtGTTGGTGCTGGTTGTGCTCGTGTTGCTGGTGCTGGCTTTGGCGGtggccttggctgtgcagtcag CCTCACAGCTTCCAGTCACACCTGTGACTCCGCAGTGCTGTCCCTCTGGCTGGGTTGGCTACAATGGGGTCTGCTACTACTTCTCCAGGGATTCCAGCACCTGGGAGCAGGGTCAGGAACGGTGCTCCCAGCTCGGGGCCTCCCTGGCCATTGTCAAGGATGAGGACCtg ggtttgctctTCCGCCTCCACGGGAACGTCGATTACTGGCTCGGGCTGCGCAGACGGGGCCAGCGCCTGCACTGGGGGGACGGCAGcaacttcagctcctg GGTTCATGTCCTCGGCGATTCCGAGTGTGTGTACCTGGCTGACCATAAATTTGTGAGTCAGAGCTGCTCCAATGAACGGCCGTATCTGTGCAGCAAGGCCCAAGCTCCCCTGTGA
- the LOC134554996 gene encoding uncharacterized protein LOC134554996 isoform X3, translating into MQESSRHEQGDATCERAESEAVENELCTSDESVREPLGSLATSAPGSVHRRILRGFPGKRFRCRAVPVLVLVVLVLLVLALAVALAVQSGIPAPGSRVRNGAPSSGPPWPLSRMRTWVCSSASTGTSITGSGCADGASACTGGTAATSAPALQGVPSRAGHAAGLGQIREPRTLCTVPLTQPPSTTYILFTKLYQYLLPILTCLFYSKPISKT; encoded by the exons ATGCAAGAATCCTCTCGTCATGAGCAGGGGGATGCCACTTGTGAGCGAGCAGAGAGTGAAGCTGTGGAGAATGAATTGTGCACCAGTGATGAGAGTGTGAGGGAGCCCCTGGGTTCCCTGGCAACATCAGCACCCGGCAGTGTACACAGAAGGATCCTCAGAGGATTCCCGG gcaaGCGGTTCAggtgccgtgccgtgcccgtGTTGGTGCTGGTTGTGCTCGTGTTGCTGGTGCTGGCTTTGGCGGtggccttggctgtgcagtcag GGATTCCAGCACCTGGGAGCAGGGTCAGGAACGGTGCTCCCAGCTCGGGGCCTCCCTGGCCATTGTCAAGGATGAGGACCtg ggtttgctctTCCGCCTCCACGGGAACGTCGATTACTGGCTCGGGCTGCGCAGACGGGGCCAGCGCCTGCACTGGGGGGACGGCAGcaacttcagctcctg ctctgcagggcgtccccagcagagcaggacatgcggcaggactggggcagatcagagagccccgcaccttatgtacagtacccctgacccaaccaccgtccacaacgtacattttatttacaaaattgtaccaatacctactacctatactaacatgtctgttctactctaagccaatctctaaaacttaa
- the LOC134554996 gene encoding C-type lectin domain family 2 member D11-like isoform X1, with amino-acid sequence MQESSRHEQGDATCERAESEAVENELCTSDESVREPLGSLATSAPGSVHRRILRGFPGKRFRCRAVPVLVLVVLVLLVLALAVALAVQSASQLPVTPVTPQCCPSGWVGYNGVCYYFSRDSSTWEQGQERCSQLGASLAIVKDEDLGLLFRLHGNVDYWLGLRRRGQRLHWGDGSNFSSCSAGRPQQSRTCGRTGADQRAPHLMYSTPDPTTVHNVHFIYKIVPIPTTYTNMSVLL; translated from the exons ATGCAAGAATCCTCTCGTCATGAGCAGGGGGATGCCACTTGTGAGCGAGCAGAGAGTGAAGCTGTGGAGAATGAATTGTGCACCAGTGATGAGAGTGTGAGGGAGCCCCTGGGTTCCCTGGCAACATCAGCACCCGGCAGTGTACACAGAAGGATCCTCAGAGGATTCCCGG gcaaGCGGTTCAggtgccgtgccgtgcccgtGTTGGTGCTGGTTGTGCTCGTGTTGCTGGTGCTGGCTTTGGCGGtggccttggctgtgcagtcag CCTCACAGCTTCCAGTCACACCTGTGACTCCGCAGTGCTGTCCCTCTGGCTGGGTTGGCTACAATGGGGTCTGCTACTACTTCTCCAGGGATTCCAGCACCTGGGAGCAGGGTCAGGAACGGTGCTCCCAGCTCGGGGCCTCCCTGGCCATTGTCAAGGATGAGGACCtg ggtttgctctTCCGCCTCCACGGGAACGTCGATTACTGGCTCGGGCTGCGCAGACGGGGCCAGCGCCTGCACTGGGGGGACGGCAGcaacttcagctcctg ctctgcagggcgtccccagcagagcaggacatgcggcaggactggggcagatcagagagccccgcaccttatgtacagtacccctgacccaaccaccgtccacaacgtacattttatttacaaaattgtaccaatacctactacctatactaacatgtctgttctactctaa
- the LOC134554996 gene encoding C-type lectin domain family 4 member G-like isoform X4, which produces MQESSRHEQGDATCERAESEAVENELCTSDESVREPLGSLATSAPGSVHRRILRGFPASQLPVTPVTPQCCPSGWVGYNGVCYYFSRDSSTWEQGQERCSQLGASLAIVKDEDLGLLFRLHGNVDYWLGLRRRGQRLHWGDGSNFSSCSAGRPQQSRTCGRTGADQRAPHLMYSTPDPTTVHNVHFIYKIVPIPTTYTNMSVLL; this is translated from the exons ATGCAAGAATCCTCTCGTCATGAGCAGGGGGATGCCACTTGTGAGCGAGCAGAGAGTGAAGCTGTGGAGAATGAATTGTGCACCAGTGATGAGAGTGTGAGGGAGCCCCTGGGTTCCCTGGCAACATCAGCACCCGGCAGTGTACACAGAAGGATCCTCAGAGGATTCCCGG CCTCACAGCTTCCAGTCACACCTGTGACTCCGCAGTGCTGTCCCTCTGGCTGGGTTGGCTACAATGGGGTCTGCTACTACTTCTCCAGGGATTCCAGCACCTGGGAGCAGGGTCAGGAACGGTGCTCCCAGCTCGGGGCCTCCCTGGCCATTGTCAAGGATGAGGACCtg ggtttgctctTCCGCCTCCACGGGAACGTCGATTACTGGCTCGGGCTGCGCAGACGGGGCCAGCGCCTGCACTGGGGGGACGGCAGcaacttcagctcctg ctctgcagggcgtccccagcagagcaggacatgcggcaggactggggcagatcagagagccccgcaccttatgtacagtacccctgacccaaccaccgtccacaacgtacattttatttacaaaattgtaccaatacctactacctatactaacatgtctgttctactctaa
- the LOC134554978 gene encoding uncharacterized protein LOC134554978 isoform X1 → MSLSVCHQRGCEAVPEADLRKAFSALLMSPEQGAVCSQQRDAGCELEESELCSHHGVVKELLHLQEGPAAGVPHLPGVQEATCHEQGDATCECAGTEAVENGLCSSDGSVREPLGAQGTAATGNAHRRILRRFLGKRFRCRAVPVLVLVVLVLLVLALAVALAVQSGIPAPGSRVRNGAPSSGPPWPLSRMRTWVCSSASAGTSITGSGCADGASACTGGTAATSAPGFLSLAIPSVCTWLTITSGVRTAPMSGRICAARPKLPCDRGCRKDLLHAGQSQLHLSARHRLSLLSCSLCLALTLRVTSVPVPRPCEGRAGCPKEKSLQSLLAPVLPAGRALPP, encoded by the exons ATGTCCCTTTCAGTGTGCCACCAGCGCGGCTGTGAAGCTGTTCCCGAGGCCGACCTCCGAAAGGCTTTTTCAGCACTCCTGATGTCTCCGGAGCAAGGGGCTGTTTGTTCCCAGCAGAGAGATGCCGGctgtgagctggaggagagTGAATTGTGCTCCCATCATGGAGTTGTGAAGGAGCTCCTGCATCTCCAGGAGGGACCAGCAGCTGGGGTTCCACACTTGCCTGGAGTGCAAGAAGCCACTTGTCATGAGCAGGGGGATGCCACTTGTGAGTGTGCAGGGACTGAAGCTGTGGAGAATGGATTGTGCAGCAGTGATGGGAGTGTGAGGGAGCCCCTGGgtgctcagggcacagcagcaacTGGTAATGCACACAGAAGGATCCTCAGAAGATTTCTGG gcaaGCGGTTCAggtgccgtgccgtgcccgtGTTGGTGCTGGTTGTGCTCGTGTTGCTGGTGCTGGCTTTGGCGGtggccttggctgtgcagtcag GGATTCCAGCACCTGGGAGCAGGGTCAGGAACGGTGCTCCGAGCTCGGGGCCTCCCTGGCCATTGTCCAGGATGAGGACGtg ggtttgctctTCCGCCTCCGCGGGAACGTCGATTACTGGCTCGGGCTGCGCAGACGGGGCCAGCGCCTGCACTGGGGGGACGGCAGcaacttcagctcctg GGTTCCTGTCCTTGGCAATTCCGAGTGTGTGTACCTGGCTGACAATAACTTCCGGAGTGAGGACTGCTCCAATGAGCGGCCGTATCTGTGCAGCAAGGCCCAAGCTCCCCTGTGACAGGGGCTGCAGAAAGGACCTTCTCCACGCTGGGCAGTCCCAGCTTCACCTCTCAGCCCGGCACAGGCTGtccttgctcagctgcagcctgtgccttgCCCTCACTCTCAGGGTCACCTCGGTGCCTGTTCCTCGCCCCTGCGAAGGCCGGGCTGGGTGTCCAAAGGAAAAGTCTCTGCAATCCCTCCTGGCCccggtgctgcctgcagggagggcattGCCCCCGTGA
- the LOC134554978 gene encoding uncharacterized protein LOC134554978 isoform X4 has translation MSLSVCHQRGCEAVPEADLRKAFSALLMSPEQGAVCSQQRDAGCELEESELCSHHGVVKELLHLQEGPAAGVPHLPGVQEATCHEQGDATCKRFRCRAVPVLVLVVLVLLVLALAVALAVQSGIPAPGSRVRNGAPSSGPPWPLSRMRTWVCSSASAGTSITGSGCADGASACTGGTAATSAPGFLSLAIPSVCTWLTITSGVRTAPMSGRICAARPKLPCDRGCRKDLLHAGQSQLHLSARHRLSLLSCSLCLALTLRVTSVPVPRPCEGRAGCPKEKSLQSLLAPVLPAGRALPP, from the exons ATGTCCCTTTCAGTGTGCCACCAGCGCGGCTGTGAAGCTGTTCCCGAGGCCGACCTCCGAAAGGCTTTTTCAGCACTCCTGATGTCTCCGGAGCAAGGGGCTGTTTGTTCCCAGCAGAGAGATGCCGGctgtgagctggaggagagTGAATTGTGCTCCCATCATGGAGTTGTGAAGGAGCTCCTGCATCTCCAGGAGGGACCAGCAGCTGGGGTTCCACACTTGCCTGGAGTGCAAGAAGCCACTTGTCATGAGCAGGGGGATGCCACTT gcaaGCGGTTCAggtgccgtgccgtgcccgtGTTGGTGCTGGTTGTGCTCGTGTTGCTGGTGCTGGCTTTGGCGGtggccttggctgtgcagtcag GGATTCCAGCACCTGGGAGCAGGGTCAGGAACGGTGCTCCGAGCTCGGGGCCTCCCTGGCCATTGTCCAGGATGAGGACGtg ggtttgctctTCCGCCTCCGCGGGAACGTCGATTACTGGCTCGGGCTGCGCAGACGGGGCCAGCGCCTGCACTGGGGGGACGGCAGcaacttcagctcctg GGTTCCTGTCCTTGGCAATTCCGAGTGTGTGTACCTGGCTGACAATAACTTCCGGAGTGAGGACTGCTCCAATGAGCGGCCGTATCTGTGCAGCAAGGCCCAAGCTCCCCTGTGACAGGGGCTGCAGAAAGGACCTTCTCCACGCTGGGCAGTCCCAGCTTCACCTCTCAGCCCGGCACAGGCTGtccttgctcagctgcagcctgtgccttgCCCTCACTCTCAGGGTCACCTCGGTGCCTGTTCCTCGCCCCTGCGAAGGCCGGGCTGGGTGTCCAAAGGAAAAGTCTCTGCAATCCCTCCTGGCCccggtgctgcctgcagggagggcattGCCCCCGTGA
- the LOC134554978 gene encoding early activation antigen CD69-like isoform X3 yields the protein MSLSVCHQRGCEAVPEADLRKAFSALLMSPEQGAVCSQQRDAGCELEESELCSHHGVVKELLHLQEGPAAGVPHLPGVQEATCHEQGDATCECAGTEAVENGLCSSDGSVREPLGAQGTAATGNAHRRILRRFLGKRFRCRAVPVLVLVVLVLLVLALAVALAVQSAPQLPVTPVSPLLVLACTSGWVGYNGLCYYFSRDSSTWEQGQERCSELGASLAIVQDEDVGLLFRLRGNVDYWLGLRRRGQRLHWGDGSNFSSWVPVLGNSECVYLADNNFRSEDCSNERPYLCSKAQAPL from the exons ATGTCCCTTTCAGTGTGCCACCAGCGCGGCTGTGAAGCTGTTCCCGAGGCCGACCTCCGAAAGGCTTTTTCAGCACTCCTGATGTCTCCGGAGCAAGGGGCTGTTTGTTCCCAGCAGAGAGATGCCGGctgtgagctggaggagagTGAATTGTGCTCCCATCATGGAGTTGTGAAGGAGCTCCTGCATCTCCAGGAGGGACCAGCAGCTGGGGTTCCACACTTGCCTGGAGTGCAAGAAGCCACTTGTCATGAGCAGGGGGATGCCACTTGTGAGTGTGCAGGGACTGAAGCTGTGGAGAATGGATTGTGCAGCAGTGATGGGAGTGTGAGGGAGCCCCTGGgtgctcagggcacagcagcaacTGGTAATGCACACAGAAGGATCCTCAGAAGATTTCTGG gcaaGCGGTTCAggtgccgtgccgtgcccgtGTTGGTGCTGGTTGTGCTCGTGTTGCTGGTGCTGGCTTTGGCGGtggccttggctgtgcagtcag ccccacagctcccagtcaCACCTGTGTCGCCGCTCTTGGTTTTGGCCTGTACCTCTGGCTGGGTTGGCTACAATGGGCTCTGCTACTACTTCTCCAGGGATTCCAGCACCTGGGAGCAGGGTCAGGAACGGTGCTCCGAGCTCGGGGCCTCCCTGGCCATTGTCCAGGATGAGGACGtg ggtttgctctTCCGCCTCCGCGGGAACGTCGATTACTGGCTCGGGCTGCGCAGACGGGGCCAGCGCCTGCACTGGGGGGACGGCAGcaacttcagctcctg GGTTCCTGTCCTTGGCAATTCCGAGTGTGTGTACCTGGCTGACAATAACTTCCGGAGTGAGGACTGCTCCAATGAGCGGCCGTATCTGTGCAGCAAGGCCCAAGCTCCCCTGTGA
- the LOC134554978 gene encoding early activation antigen CD69-like isoform X5 yields MSLSVCHQRGCEAVPEADLRKAFSALLMSPEQGAVCSQQRDAGCELEESELCSHHGVVKELLHLQEGPAAGVPHLPGVQEATCHEQGDATCKRFRCRAVPVLVLVVLVLLVLALAVALAVQSAPQLPVTPVSPLLVLACTSGWVGYNGLCYYFSRDSSTWEQGQERCSELGASLAIVQDEDVGLLFRLRGNVDYWLGLRRRGQRLHWGDGSNFSSWVPVLGNSECVYLADNNFRSEDCSNERPYLCSKAQAPL; encoded by the exons ATGTCCCTTTCAGTGTGCCACCAGCGCGGCTGTGAAGCTGTTCCCGAGGCCGACCTCCGAAAGGCTTTTTCAGCACTCCTGATGTCTCCGGAGCAAGGGGCTGTTTGTTCCCAGCAGAGAGATGCCGGctgtgagctggaggagagTGAATTGTGCTCCCATCATGGAGTTGTGAAGGAGCTCCTGCATCTCCAGGAGGGACCAGCAGCTGGGGTTCCACACTTGCCTGGAGTGCAAGAAGCCACTTGTCATGAGCAGGGGGATGCCACTT gcaaGCGGTTCAggtgccgtgccgtgcccgtGTTGGTGCTGGTTGTGCTCGTGTTGCTGGTGCTGGCTTTGGCGGtggccttggctgtgcagtcag ccccacagctcccagtcaCACCTGTGTCGCCGCTCTTGGTTTTGGCCTGTACCTCTGGCTGGGTTGGCTACAATGGGCTCTGCTACTACTTCTCCAGGGATTCCAGCACCTGGGAGCAGGGTCAGGAACGGTGCTCCGAGCTCGGGGCCTCCCTGGCCATTGTCCAGGATGAGGACGtg ggtttgctctTCCGCCTCCGCGGGAACGTCGATTACTGGCTCGGGCTGCGCAGACGGGGCCAGCGCCTGCACTGGGGGGACGGCAGcaacttcagctcctg GGTTCCTGTCCTTGGCAATTCCGAGTGTGTGTACCTGGCTGACAATAACTTCCGGAGTGAGGACTGCTCCAATGAGCGGCCGTATCTGTGCAGCAAGGCCCAAGCTCCCCTGTGA
- the LOC134554978 gene encoding uncharacterized protein LOC134554978 isoform X2 has protein sequence MSPEQGAVCSQQRDAGCELEESELCSHHGVVKELLHLQEGPAAGVPHLPGVQEATCHEQGDATCECAGTEAVENGLCSSDGSVREPLGAQGTAATGNAHRRILRRFLGKRFRCRAVPVLVLVVLVLLVLALAVALAVQSGIPAPGSRVRNGAPSSGPPWPLSRMRTWVCSSASAGTSITGSGCADGASACTGGTAATSAPGFLSLAIPSVCTWLTITSGVRTAPMSGRICAARPKLPCDRGCRKDLLHAGQSQLHLSARHRLSLLSCSLCLALTLRVTSVPVPRPCEGRAGCPKEKSLQSLLAPVLPAGRALPP, from the exons ATGTCTCCGGAGCAAGGGGCTGTTTGTTCCCAGCAGAGAGATGCCGGctgtgagctggaggagagTGAATTGTGCTCCCATCATGGAGTTGTGAAGGAGCTCCTGCATCTCCAGGAGGGACCAGCAGCTGGGGTTCCACACTTGCCTGGAGTGCAAGAAGCCACTTGTCATGAGCAGGGGGATGCCACTTGTGAGTGTGCAGGGACTGAAGCTGTGGAGAATGGATTGTGCAGCAGTGATGGGAGTGTGAGGGAGCCCCTGGgtgctcagggcacagcagcaacTGGTAATGCACACAGAAGGATCCTCAGAAGATTTCTGG gcaaGCGGTTCAggtgccgtgccgtgcccgtGTTGGTGCTGGTTGTGCTCGTGTTGCTGGTGCTGGCTTTGGCGGtggccttggctgtgcagtcag GGATTCCAGCACCTGGGAGCAGGGTCAGGAACGGTGCTCCGAGCTCGGGGCCTCCCTGGCCATTGTCCAGGATGAGGACGtg ggtttgctctTCCGCCTCCGCGGGAACGTCGATTACTGGCTCGGGCTGCGCAGACGGGGCCAGCGCCTGCACTGGGGGGACGGCAGcaacttcagctcctg GGTTCCTGTCCTTGGCAATTCCGAGTGTGTGTACCTGGCTGACAATAACTTCCGGAGTGAGGACTGCTCCAATGAGCGGCCGTATCTGTGCAGCAAGGCCCAAGCTCCCCTGTGACAGGGGCTGCAGAAAGGACCTTCTCCACGCTGGGCAGTCCCAGCTTCACCTCTCAGCCCGGCACAGGCTGtccttgctcagctgcagcctgtgccttgCCCTCACTCTCAGGGTCACCTCGGTGCCTGTTCCTCGCCCCTGCGAAGGCCGGGCTGGGTGTCCAAAGGAAAAGTCTCTGCAATCCCTCCTGGCCccggtgctgcctgcagggagggcattGCCCCCGTGA